In Maridesulfovibrio sp., the following proteins share a genomic window:
- a CDS encoding AAA family ATPase, whose protein sequence is MAKRIVVANQKGGVGKTTTSINLSASLAVMEKKVLLVDCDPQGNGSSGLGFYPGDSRENVYSVLFEPERAKEAIYQTDIPYLSLMPASQDLVGAEIELIDKMGREYYLKDLVDTVDNEYDYIIFDCPPSLGLMTVNALCAAKELLVPLQTEYYALEGVAQLLMTFELVKKRLNPDLSVLGVVLTMYDKRNRLARQVKNEVRKAFPDSLFETIIPRNVRLSEAPSFGKPAISYDAKSNGALAYLSLAQEVVKRHDVD, encoded by the coding sequence GTGGCAAAAAGAATTGTAGTAGCAAACCAGAAGGGTGGAGTAGGTAAAACCACTACCTCCATCAATCTGTCTGCATCCCTTGCAGTGATGGAAAAAAAAGTTCTGCTTGTTGACTGTGACCCTCAGGGAAACGGTTCCAGCGGGCTTGGTTTCTATCCCGGTGATTCGAGAGAAAACGTTTACTCCGTGCTATTTGAGCCGGAGAGGGCAAAGGAAGCCATATACCAGACAGATATACCTTATCTATCGCTTATGCCAGCCAGCCAGGATCTTGTTGGGGCAGAAATTGAACTGATCGATAAAATGGGCCGTGAATACTACCTTAAAGACCTCGTTGACACAGTGGATAACGAGTATGATTACATAATCTTCGATTGTCCTCCTTCTTTAGGGCTGATGACAGTTAACGCTCTGTGTGCAGCTAAAGAACTGCTCGTTCCGCTTCAGACAGAATACTATGCTCTTGAAGGAGTGGCCCAGTTGTTGATGACATTCGAGCTGGTCAAGAAAAGGCTGAATCCTGACCTATCGGTTCTTGGTGTTGTGCTGACTATGTACGACAAGCGAAACAGACTCGCCCGTCAGGTTAAAAATGAAGTACGAAAAGCATTTCCTGACAGCCTTTTTGAAACTATTATTCCGCGTAACGTTCGACTCTCCGAGGCACCGAGTTTCGGAAAACCTGCGATATCTTATGATGCTAAATCAAATGGTGCTTTGGCATATCTAAGCCTAGCGCAGGAAGTGGTTAAAAGACATGATGTAGACTAA
- a CDS encoding ParB/RepB/Spo0J family partition protein, with translation MAGVTGGLGRGLDALLGGGKGADEKSSAEVSIDARKIDIDMIVANPNQPRKEFSPEALKDLSESIKAKGVLQPILVRPVAGRRDRFELVAGERRLRASKLAGLGEIPALVKEMTDLESMAIALIENLQREDLNPIEEAKGYQELITKFGLSQEQLSGQVGKSRSALSNSMRLLTLSEPMQDAIGNGKITAGHGRALMAVNDDNARDELFDRLMNSGMSVRQCEGAAAYFKENGELPENEVVTKKKSANGKKKEPKKADENLERIKDRLESALETKVSFSGSQKKGKLSISYANEEELERLVAILELRS, from the coding sequence ATGGCAGGTGTCACTGGCGGTTTGGGAAGGGGACTAGATGCCCTTCTGGGTGGTGGAAAGGGAGCGGATGAAAAATCCTCGGCTGAAGTATCAATTGATGCCAGAAAAATTGATATTGATATGATTGTTGCTAACCCTAACCAGCCCCGCAAAGAATTTTCTCCCGAAGCTTTGAAGGATTTGTCTGAGTCCATTAAGGCAAAAGGGGTTTTGCAGCCTATTCTGGTTCGTCCGGTCGCCGGGCGCCGGGATCGCTTTGAGTTAGTCGCCGGAGAAAGGCGTCTGAGAGCATCAAAACTCGCCGGATTGGGTGAAATTCCCGCGTTGGTTAAGGAAATGACTGACCTCGAAAGCATGGCGATAGCGCTGATTGAAAACTTGCAGCGTGAAGATCTCAACCCCATTGAAGAGGCAAAAGGTTATCAGGAGTTAATTACAAAATTTGGTCTTAGTCAGGAACAGCTTTCCGGGCAGGTCGGCAAAAGCCGTTCAGCACTTTCCAATTCCATGAGACTGTTAACACTTTCAGAACCTATGCAGGATGCCATCGGGAACGGGAAGATTACTGCAGGCCATGGTCGTGCGCTTATGGCAGTTAATGATGATAACGCGCGTGATGAATTGTTTGACAGGCTCATGAACAGCGGTATGTCTGTTCGTCAGTGCGAGGGTGCAGCTGCATATTTCAAAGAGAATGGTGAGCTTCCTGAGAATGAAGTCGTCACCAAAAAGAAATCCGCTAATGGTAAAAAGAAAGAACCTAAAAAGGCGGATGAAAATCTGGAGCGGATCAAAGACCGTCTGGAATCTGCTCTTGAGACAAAAGTTTCATTCAGCGGCTCGCAAAAAAAAGGTAAACTAAGTATCAGTTACGCCAATGAAGAAGAACTTGAGCGTCTGGTGGCGATTCTTGAGCTTCGCTCATAG
- the rfaE1 gene encoding D-glycero-beta-D-manno-heptose-7-phosphate kinase, whose protein sequence is MDNKILSILPKLKDRKVLIIGDVMLDHYVIGSVERISPEAPVPVVQVTEEKYLLGGAGNVARNIAALGGEPHLTGFVGHDGEGLVFAKLCSESGIPCSLYESEDRPTTKKTRVMAHNQQMVRVDREKTVDFAEPIMDKLFAFLEREICDYNVVILSDYGKGLLSQSFFERFWKLLKEKKHMPHVLVDPKTVNYDRYKSVSMLTPNSKEAGEGANMQVKTREDVLEAGRRLFDRIDPTHLLITLGGDGMALFESRNVVKHVPTFARKVFDVTGAGDTVIAALGLGLAAGLDPLTSAVLANYAAGIVVGQVGAATASVEELAEAVRNWPKPEVNVWSE, encoded by the coding sequence ATGGATAATAAAATTTTAAGTATTCTCCCGAAACTCAAAGACCGCAAGGTGCTGATCATCGGAGATGTTATGCTGGATCATTACGTGATCGGGTCGGTTGAACGGATCTCCCCCGAAGCACCGGTTCCTGTTGTTCAGGTGACAGAGGAAAAATACCTGTTGGGTGGAGCCGGGAACGTCGCCCGCAACATAGCTGCTCTTGGTGGTGAGCCGCATTTGACCGGATTTGTGGGGCACGATGGTGAAGGGCTGGTTTTTGCGAAGCTTTGTAGCGAATCCGGCATACCCTGTTCATTATATGAGTCAGAAGACCGGCCGACTACCAAGAAAACCAGAGTCATGGCCCATAACCAGCAGATGGTCAGGGTAGATAGGGAAAAGACTGTCGATTTTGCAGAGCCTATTATGGACAAGCTCTTTGCTTTCCTTGAGCGGGAGATTTGTGATTACAATGTGGTTATTCTTTCCGATTATGGTAAGGGTCTTCTCTCACAATCTTTTTTTGAGAGGTTCTGGAAACTTCTGAAAGAGAAGAAACATATGCCACATGTTCTTGTTGACCCTAAAACAGTAAACTATGATCGTTACAAGTCGGTCAGTATGCTCACCCCCAACTCCAAAGAAGCGGGGGAAGGTGCAAACATGCAGGTTAAAACACGCGAGGATGTGCTCGAAGCCGGACGCAGGCTTTTTGACCGCATTGACCCAACTCATCTTCTTATCACTCTTGGCGGCGACGGAATGGCGCTTTTCGAATCGCGCAATGTGGTTAAGCATGTGCCCACATTTGCCCGAAAGGTTTTCGATGTGACCGGAGCAGGGGATACTGTCATTGCAGCACTAGGACTCGGGCTTGCAGCAGGCCTTGATCCGCTTACTTCAGCTGTTCTGGCAAATTATGCAGCCGGTATAGTCGTAGGGCAGGTGGGGGCTGCGACCGCATCAGTAGAAGAACTTGCCGAGGCGGTGCGTAACTGGCCTAAGCCTGAAGTAAACGTCTGGAGCGAATGA
- a CDS encoding GAF domain-containing SpoIIE family protein phosphatase, which yields MNTQANRLKKLIQANQVLANIESLVDLLPQLLRLAQDVTSAEASSIMLYNESKNVLEFAWAMNDVLGEKAMENLKTGFKLPMGQGIAGWVAENRQALNVIDAQNDERFSKTADEKTGFTTKCILCTPIIHQSKLLGVVQVLNSIDKECFGSEDEELLESFGHLAGVALVRSELLTQRLTQQKFKTQLEAAARIQKQFNPSQPDLDGANLIWGSSVPAQFVGGDLYDFIPNADGSWYIYVADVSGKGLPAALIMSALWTRIRAEALNERDPGAMLKAVNAGAYEFMNGEVFATMALLRYLPESGKCEYAMAGHPPPLLVSEGRADPIESTFGIPVGILAESEFELGEITLGKGQSLVIVSDGVDEARNAKGEFFGQGRMEETLRHSAVPNSGQALLKAVAGWRGQTPPNDDTTVVEIFRA from the coding sequence TTGAACACACAGGCTAATAGATTGAAGAAACTGATCCAGGCCAATCAGGTTTTGGCCAATATAGAATCTTTAGTTGATCTGCTGCCTCAGCTGCTGAGACTTGCGCAGGATGTTACCAGCGCAGAGGCTTCCTCGATCATGCTTTATAACGAATCGAAAAATGTCTTGGAATTCGCCTGGGCAATGAATGACGTGCTTGGCGAAAAGGCGATGGAGAACCTTAAAACCGGATTTAAGCTGCCGATGGGGCAAGGCATTGCTGGGTGGGTGGCAGAAAACCGTCAGGCCCTTAACGTTATCGATGCACAGAATGATGAACGTTTTTCGAAAACGGCAGATGAAAAGACAGGGTTTACAACTAAATGTATCCTGTGCACACCGATCATCCACCAGAGCAAACTGCTTGGGGTGGTTCAGGTCCTGAATTCGATTGATAAAGAGTGCTTCGGTTCTGAAGACGAAGAACTCCTTGAAAGTTTCGGGCATCTGGCAGGTGTTGCACTGGTCCGTTCCGAGTTGCTGACTCAACGTCTGACTCAGCAGAAATTTAAAACTCAGCTTGAAGCGGCCGCTCGTATTCAGAAGCAGTTCAACCCCAGTCAACCGGATTTGGACGGTGCAAATCTCATATGGGGAAGCTCTGTTCCAGCTCAGTTTGTCGGTGGTGATTTGTATGATTTTATACCCAATGCAGATGGAAGCTGGTATATTTATGTGGCTGACGTATCGGGCAAGGGGTTGCCGGCAGCTTTGATCATGTCTGCTCTCTGGACCAGAATCCGGGCCGAGGCTTTGAATGAAAGAGATCCTGGCGCAATGCTCAAGGCAGTAAATGCCGGTGCTTATGAATTTATGAATGGCGAAGTGTTCGCGACTATGGCTTTGCTGCGCTATCTTCCCGAAAGTGGAAAATGCGAATATGCCATGGCGGGACATCCGCCGCCGTTGTTGGTTAGTGAAGGCAGGGCTGATCCAATAGAAAGTACATTTGGAATACCTGTGGGCATTCTTGCTGAAAGTGAATTTGAGTTAGGTGAGATAACCCTCGGGAAAGGGCAATCGCTGGTCATAGTCAGTGACGGTGTCGATGAAGCTAGAAACGCCAAAGGTGAATTTTTCGGGCAGGGGCGTATGGAAGAAACTCTTCGCCATAGCGCTGTTCCAAATTCCGGTCAGGCTTTGCTTAAAGCTGTTGCAGGCTGGAGAGGCCAGACCCCTCCCAATGATGATACGACTGTGGTTGAAATATTCAGAGCCTGA
- a CDS encoding STAS domain-containing protein codes for MGRGWKMESSREDALIKIIGEVDFTGTPELRDEMHNFVKQTTGEVSVDLSELEYLDSSGLASLIELRRLLVKDSRTVKIIAVTDQVDRLLNLTQVKSLFGLA; via the coding sequence ATGGGTAGAGGTTGGAAGATGGAGTCGTCTCGGGAAGATGCTCTGATAAAAATTATAGGTGAGGTGGATTTTACCGGAACTCCTGAGCTGCGGGATGAAATGCATAATTTTGTGAAGCAGACCACGGGTGAGGTAAGTGTTGACCTTTCTGAGCTTGAGTATCTTGACAGCTCCGGCCTTGCCTCGCTGATCGAATTACGCCGGTTGCTGGTAAAAGACAGCCGTACGGTAAAAATTATTGCGGTTACGGATCAGGTTGATCGGCTTTTAAATCTTACGCAGGTCAAGTCATTGTTCGGGTTAGCCTAG
- a CDS encoding ABC transporter permease, producing the protein MNGLQVLAWMVSRLLGCLRFKPGNKKSFYRKRLLRDLASVGADSIPIVSVIAACTGVILALQSAQQLEKVGAISYVANLVGVTIIRELGPLLTAIIVTGRSGAAFTAEIATMQISEEIDALEVMGIEPVRFLVVPKMIAMLIMVPCLTVWADFVGIFSGGAFSAIALGINHTTYFNNSVEFLQLHDVLAGLVKAGGFAVAITIIGCWQGFLAREGAADVGRKTTNSVVISIFMIILLDLFFTALNFFIR; encoded by the coding sequence ATGAATGGATTGCAGGTACTTGCATGGATGGTTTCCAGACTCCTTGGCTGCCTGCGCTTCAAGCCCGGAAACAAAAAATCTTTCTACCGTAAAAGGCTTCTGCGAGACCTTGCGTCCGTCGGAGCTGATTCCATTCCCATTGTCAGCGTTATCGCCGCTTGTACTGGAGTCATTCTGGCCTTGCAGTCCGCCCAGCAATTAGAAAAAGTCGGGGCCATCAGCTATGTCGCCAACCTTGTTGGCGTGACAATCATCCGAGAGCTTGGTCCCTTGCTCACCGCGATCATCGTTACCGGTCGTTCCGGTGCGGCTTTCACCGCTGAAATAGCCACCATGCAGATATCCGAGGAGATTGATGCCCTTGAAGTTATGGGTATCGAGCCTGTGCGTTTTCTTGTTGTCCCCAAAATGATCGCCATGTTGATCATGGTTCCCTGTCTGACTGTCTGGGCTGATTTTGTGGGTATCTTCTCCGGCGGAGCCTTTTCCGCCATTGCCCTTGGGATCAATCATACTACATATTTCAATAATTCTGTTGAATTTCTCCAACTGCATGATGTTCTGGCAGGTCTGGTCAAGGCCGGGGGCTTTGCCGTAGCTATAACCATAATTGGTTGCTGGCAGGGGTTTCTGGCCCGTGAAGGGGCAGCTGATGTCGGGCGCAAGACAACAAATTCTGTTGTCATTTCCATATTTATGATAATCCTGCTGGACCTCTTTTTCACGGCACTCAACTTCTTTATCCGGTAA
- a CDS encoding ATP-binding cassette domain-containing protein → MKLSRFAQDITLKSLSLGYPGKVLMKDLNAVLPAGKISVILGGSGCGKSTLLRHILGLNTPVSGEIFLGDTNLTGLYDEQEYKQIRTRMGVLFQDGAMLGSLTLGENVALPMLEHTELPDSIIEEVVLMKLRMVGLGDFMHYFPSQLSGGMRKRAGLARAMVMDPTTLLCDEPSSGLDPITAADLDQLILKLKETFNVTIVVVTHDLDSLFNIADHVVVLHQGRCLYQGDLEGLKQSEDTYIIDFLERRPTEIDPGMERAVKFRSRV, encoded by the coding sequence ATGAAATTATCAAGGTTCGCGCAGGATATAACATTGAAGAGTCTCAGCCTTGGGTATCCGGGTAAGGTTCTTATGAAGGACTTGAATGCTGTTCTGCCTGCCGGAAAGATAAGCGTGATTCTGGGTGGCTCCGGGTGCGGTAAATCGACTTTGCTACGTCATATTCTGGGGTTGAATACTCCTGTCTCCGGTGAAATATTTTTGGGAGATACCAACCTTACCGGGTTATATGATGAGCAGGAATACAAGCAGATCAGGACTCGTATGGGGGTACTCTTTCAGGATGGAGCCATGCTCGGGTCATTGACCCTTGGTGAAAATGTGGCTTTGCCTATGCTGGAACATACTGAGCTCCCAGATTCGATTATAGAGGAAGTAGTGCTCATGAAGTTGCGGATGGTCGGGCTGGGTGATTTTATGCATTATTTTCCAAGCCAACTCTCCGGGGGAATGCGGAAAAGAGCAGGACTGGCCCGGGCTATGGTCATGGACCCGACGACACTGCTTTGTGATGAGCCTTCTTCCGGTCTGGACCCGATCACCGCCGCTGATCTTGATCAGCTGATCCTCAAGCTAAAGGAGACTTTCAATGTCACCATCGTAGTTGTTACCCATGATCTGGACAGTCTCTTCAACATTGCCGATCATGTCGTTGTTCTGCATCAGGGGCGGTGTCTCTACCAGGGTGATCTTGAAGGGCTGAAGCAGTCTGAAGATACATATATAATAGATTTTCTAGAACGCAGACCCACAGAAATTGATCCCGGTATGGAACGGGCCGTGAAGTTCCGCAGCCGGGTCTGA
- a CDS encoding MlaD family protein, with protein MVLNPRSSAADMIKAALAVLAGLTVLGLFVVFLGGHDFFSDYSQYKILFRNVKDLTPGRPVKYAGLSVGKVDSIKVDTDNPGRISVVINVDRDFPLYRGTVAMVTQKGLVGDNYILLELHGDAGPKLADGDSMPSAVIMSMNEVAAQMGKSVAELTPQLERAVNAFEKLFSSENMSNIGKSLKMAPAVLAETNATLVTFRNEWTNLAQAGAGAMNTGSKDITALTMELTDTLQKVETAIATLQGDMSTTLGGVGADVSRAVDGIEGLTADLRRNVEYDQEELEVILININRLSREMNRLARSLRERPWQVLNPPQGAEND; from the coding sequence ATGGTACTCAATCCGCGCAGCTCAGCTGCCGATATGATCAAGGCCGCTCTGGCAGTTCTGGCCGGGCTGACAGTTCTCGGATTGTTTGTTGTATTTCTGGGGGGTCATGATTTCTTCTCAGATTATTCACAGTACAAAATTCTGTTTCGCAATGTAAAAGATCTGACTCCGGGGCGGCCCGTTAAATATGCCGGCCTTAGTGTGGGAAAAGTTGATTCCATTAAAGTTGATACAGACAATCCGGGACGTATTTCAGTGGTCATTAATGTGGACCGTGATTTTCCTCTTTACCGGGGTACGGTGGCTATGGTCACCCAGAAAGGTTTGGTGGGGGATAACTATATCCTGCTGGAGCTGCACGGTGACGCAGGTCCTAAATTGGCGGATGGTGATTCCATGCCCTCAGCAGTTATCATGAGTATGAACGAAGTTGCAGCACAAATGGGCAAAAGTGTGGCTGAATTGACGCCACAGCTGGAAAGGGCCGTAAATGCCTTTGAGAAGCTTTTTTCCTCTGAGAACATGTCAAATATCGGAAAAAGTCTAAAAATGGCTCCTGCGGTGCTTGCAGAAACCAACGCTACTCTGGTTACTTTCAGGAATGAGTGGACTAATCTGGCTCAGGCTGGCGCCGGAGCCATGAATACCGGTTCTAAAGATATCACCGCTCTGACAATGGAGCTGACCGATACTTTGCAGAAAGTGGAAACAGCTATCGCCACCTTGCAGGGCGACATGAGCACTACTCTTGGCGGAGTAGGAGCGGATGTGTCCCGGGCGGTCGATGGAATCGAAGGTTTGACCGCAGACTTGCGTCGTAATGTCGAGTACGATCAGGAAGAGTTGGAAGTCATCCTCATTAATATCAATCGCCTTTCCCGCGAAATGAACCGTTTGGCCCGCTCATTGCGAGAACGTCCGTGGCAGGTATTAAATCCTCCGCAGGGAGCTGAAAATGATTAA
- a CDS encoding ABC-type transport auxiliary lipoprotein family protein, whose translation MIKKIIPVAVLVLLVFTSGCIGGKSVQSSYLRIGEGSYKKGCDEVVFGMPRLALKNFSSLPALDRETLIIAKGQVLKPDFRWSWEGTPAEIFDLIAGPALNCMKSHEVVTPYRPGIDRDLVLSGVITSFELQRSGGDRFRVAVYYSLWDSSGKELLARRLIEAEVPVKSINGAAIAAAAGQAVKEMMQETAAWIDGLEGGDR comes from the coding sequence ATGATTAAAAAGATCATCCCCGTTGCCGTCTTGGTTTTATTGGTATTTACCTCAGGCTGTATCGGCGGAAAGTCTGTGCAATCTTCTTACCTGCGGATAGGCGAAGGAAGCTATAAAAAAGGATGTGATGAAGTTGTCTTTGGTATGCCGCGTCTGGCTCTGAAGAATTTCAGCAGCCTTCCGGCATTGGACCGCGAGACCTTAATTATCGCCAAAGGACAGGTTTTGAAACCGGACTTTCGTTGGAGCTGGGAAGGTACCCCGGCGGAAATTTTTGATCTTATCGCAGGACCAGCCTTGAATTGTATGAAAAGCCATGAAGTTGTCACTCCATATCGTCCCGGTATTGATAGGGATCTGGTGCTTTCTGGTGTAATAACCTCCTTTGAACTTCAGCGCAGTGGCGGGGATAGGTTCAGGGTTGCTGTCTATTATTCACTCTGGGACAGCAGCGGTAAGGAATTGCTGGCACGCAGGTTGATAGAAGCAGAAGTACCGGTCAAATCAATTAATGGAGCAGCAATTGCCGCCGCAGCGGGGCAGGCAGTTAAGGAAATGATGCAGGAAACAGCTGCATGGATTGACGGATTAGAAGGTGGGGATCGCTAA
- a CDS encoding DnaJ family domain-containing protein, translating to MYFIAAIAESRIKEAERKGEFNDLPCKGKPLELEDDSMVPPELRMAYKALKNGGYLPPEVQLRKDIHSALDLLEYMEDEKERYKQMQKVNLLFERIKNMRGKEIAIGEEDEYYKSIVERISLQSRKTKENEG from the coding sequence ATGTATTTTATTGCTGCCATAGCTGAATCGCGAATCAAGGAAGCGGAGCGGAAAGGTGAGTTCAACGATCTGCCCTGTAAAGGAAAGCCACTTGAACTGGAAGATGATTCCATGGTTCCCCCCGAATTGCGCATGGCATACAAGGCATTGAAGAATGGCGGTTATCTGCCGCCTGAAGTTCAGCTTAGAAAAGATATTCATTCTGCCCTTGATTTGCTTGAATATATGGAAGATGAAAAGGAACGTTACAAGCAGATGCAAAAGGTTAATCTGCTTTTTGAGCGCATAAAAAATATGCGGGGCAAGGAAATCGCCATTGGCGAGGAAGATGAATACTACAAAAGCATAGTAGAGCGTATATCCTTGCAGAGCAGGAAAACTAAGGAAAACGAGGGATGA
- a CDS encoding WD40 repeat domain-containing protein — MIFKHYKAGFAALALVVLTVGAPGQGIAASRERVGQSYIGVPAQLEKGTTKSLKGYVAKLLKKEYVSTSKLYEPPFPGLDDKLYISVKREKALPIIAGGVSSYAGNAEGLAAALHDGTIRVWSTYRCRKLHLPGGGGAMQTGYGPGSPTLAATGKNGDNIYVFDLKKCERIPGELPLEHGPVRMMALSRSGDWLGVIDSFNALLCGPVSGPLHEVSIMEGTPLFIGYTPGQGVLIAIEASGKIIKQGMKNQTRLASDHVPGGPFVNARMAGYVVCLTRDNGSEVFWDLRKRGTVKKSEALKQEPSWIYRNNGGLVYSTGVDRWKITEHLGMPMFIVSYSKLKKMIRVRDLDRETRYYSILDGKEISGVEADDWKLISARNGVYKAGKKKIRLYDLICQRGTMLLYGRHLEDKGFYLWWENSGGTGHQDPHPQELPIRKSVLADSPVNWVPLTEDEVK, encoded by the coding sequence ATGATATTTAAACATTACAAGGCCGGTTTTGCAGCTCTGGCCTTAGTGGTTTTGACCGTAGGTGCTCCGGGGCAGGGTATTGCTGCGTCCCGGGAAAGAGTGGGGCAGTCATACATAGGTGTCCCTGCCCAGCTGGAAAAGGGAACAACCAAATCTTTGAAGGGTTATGTCGCTAAGCTTTTGAAGAAAGAGTACGTAAGTACCAGCAAATTGTATGAACCTCCTTTCCCCGGCCTGGACGATAAATTATATATCTCTGTAAAAAGGGAAAAGGCTCTTCCGATCATTGCCGGGGGAGTTTCTTCGTATGCGGGAAATGCAGAAGGACTTGCCGCTGCCCTGCACGACGGAACAATCAGGGTCTGGAGCACATACAGATGCCGCAAGCTGCATTTGCCGGGTGGTGGCGGTGCAATGCAGACCGGATATGGACCCGGTAGCCCGACCCTTGCCGCAACCGGTAAGAACGGTGACAATATTTACGTATTCGATCTCAAAAAATGTGAGCGGATTCCCGGAGAGCTGCCGCTGGAACACGGCCCGGTCAGGATGATGGCCCTGTCCAGATCCGGAGATTGGCTTGGGGTCATTGACAGCTTTAACGCCCTGCTTTGCGGCCCTGTGTCAGGACCGCTTCATGAAGTTTCAATCATGGAAGGAACCCCTCTGTTTATAGGCTATACACCCGGACAGGGAGTGCTTATTGCCATTGAAGCTTCTGGTAAGATCATTAAGCAGGGCATGAAAAACCAAACCCGTTTGGCTTCGGATCATGTTCCGGGCGGTCCTTTTGTAAATGCCCGAATGGCTGGGTATGTAGTCTGCCTGACTCGCGATAACGGCAGTGAGGTTTTTTGGGATCTGCGCAAAAGAGGGACGGTAAAGAAATCTGAAGCCCTTAAGCAGGAACCGTCATGGATATACAGAAATAACGGTGGACTGGTGTACTCCACAGGGGTCGACCGCTGGAAGATTACCGAGCATCTGGGTATGCCCATGTTTATTGTTTCCTACTCAAAATTAAAAAAAATGATCAGGGTACGTGATCTTGACCGAGAAACCCGCTATTATAGTATTCTAGACGGTAAAGAGATCAGCGGAGTTGAAGCAGATGACTGGAAATTAATTTCAGCCCGCAATGGAGTTTATAAGGCCGGTAAGAAAAAAATCCGCCTCTACGACCTCATCTGCCAAAGGGGAACCATGCTCCTTTATGGCAGACATCTTGAGGACAAGGGCTTTTATCTTTGGTGGGAAAATTCCGGTGGAACGGGGCATCAGGACCCTCATCCTCAGGAGTTGCCTATACGTAAATCCGTTCTGGCAGACAGTCCCGTCAACTGGGTTCCGCTGACAGAAGATGAAGTGAAATAA
- a CDS encoding ATP-dependent 6-phosphofructokinase, with protein MVKKAGKAQQINTEIPVLGKAKIPSPLKRCVFIEDKERTLVNLAEEDMDSSAANDVYQEFEKAGPRAFTYFDPSKTKCAVVTCGGLCPGLNDVIRSIVLEAHYLYKVPSVLGIKFGLQGFIPKYGHDVVELTAEKVANIHQFGGTILGSSRGPQDPEEVVDALERMNISVLFMIGGDGTMRAAQKIVAEIEKRRIRISIIGVPKTIDNDISFVTKSFGFDTAVDKATEAIMSAHVESVGVVNGIGLVKLMGRESGFIAAQATLALKDVNFVLVPEHPFEFDGEYGLLRSLEKRLDERQHAVIVCAEGAGQEQCEYTGEKDASGNPVLCDVCTLIIRRIKEYFKEVGKDVTLKFIDPSYIIRSVPANANDCVYCGFLGQHAVHAAMAGKTGMVVSRLQARYVHLPLDLVTIKRKKLNIRSDYWRAVLESTGQGHLRNDMEKEICDF; from the coding sequence ATGGTTAAAAAGGCAGGCAAGGCTCAGCAGATCAATACTGAAATTCCGGTTCTGGGCAAGGCAAAGATTCCTTCTCCGCTCAAACGTTGTGTATTTATTGAAGATAAAGAACGGACGTTGGTCAACCTTGCTGAAGAAGATATGGATTCCTCAGCTGCTAATGATGTTTATCAGGAATTTGAAAAGGCTGGCCCGAGGGCGTTCACTTATTTTGATCCCTCTAAAACCAAATGTGCGGTTGTTACCTGTGGCGGTCTGTGTCCCGGTCTTAACGATGTGATTCGTTCTATTGTTCTTGAGGCCCACTATCTGTATAAAGTTCCTTCTGTTCTGGGTATCAAGTTCGGCCTGCAGGGATTTATCCCCAAGTACGGGCATGATGTTGTGGAGCTTACAGCAGAAAAAGTGGCAAATATCCATCAGTTCGGTGGAACCATCCTCGGCTCTTCACGCGGGCCGCAGGACCCGGAAGAAGTGGTTGACGCACTTGAACGTATGAATATCTCAGTCCTCTTCATGATTGGCGGTGACGGCACCATGCGTGCGGCCCAGAAAATTGTTGCAGAGATCGAGAAGCGCCGCATAAGGATTTCAATCATCGGGGTTCCAAAGACCATTGATAACGATATCAGCTTTGTAACCAAGTCCTTTGGATTCGATACCGCAGTAGATAAGGCTACCGAAGCGATCATGTCCGCTCATGTTGAATCTGTGGGAGTCGTTAACGGTATTGGTTTGGTTAAGCTCATGGGACGAGAGTCAGGCTTCATCGCTGCACAGGCCACTTTGGCTCTTAAGGATGTCAACTTCGTGCTTGTGCCGGAACATCCGTTTGAATTTGATGGCGAGTACGGTTTACTGCGGTCTCTTGAAAAACGTCTTGATGAGCGTCAGCACGCAGTAATCGTTTGCGCAGAAGGAGCAGGGCAGGAGCAGTGCGAATATACCGGGGAGAAAGATGCTTCCGGCAATCCGGTGCTTTGTGATGTTTGTACCCTGATAATTCGCCGCATCAAGGAATACTTCAAGGAAGTCGGTAAGGATGTTACCTTAAAGTTTATTGATCCCAGCTATATCATCCGCTCTGTACCTGCTAATGCCAACGATTGCGTATATTGCGGATTCTTAGGCCAGCACGCAGTTCATGCTGCCATGGCCGGGAAGACTGGAATGGTCGTCAGCCGGTTACAGGCCCGTTATGTTCACCTGCCGCTTGATTTAGTAACCATCAAGCGCAAAAAGCTGAACATTCGGTCAGATTACTGGCGGGCTGTTCTCGAATCCACCGGGCAGGGGCACCTGCGCAATGATATGGAAAAAGAGATCTGCGATTTTTAA